A stretch of Lysobacter sp. K5869 DNA encodes these proteins:
- a CDS encoding DUF4019 domain-containing protein gives MKRFVTTAVLALCAASAPAIAQVPAQARPAPLAQSAPVATRDVDPNALANAALQMLQVIDRGQAGALWDNASAVAQRATGRADFVGHLGKTRAPLGAAASRSWMSVRRESVPAGGRVPPGHYANIEFASQFQGQRTAKELISLRRDEDGQWRFSGYVIE, from the coding sequence ATGAAGCGTTTCGTTACCACCGCCGTGCTGGCTTTGTGCGCCGCATCCGCGCCCGCGATCGCGCAGGTTCCGGCGCAGGCGCGCCCGGCGCCGCTTGCTCAGTCAGCCCCGGTGGCCACGCGCGATGTCGACCCCAACGCCTTGGCCAACGCCGCGCTGCAGATGCTGCAGGTCATCGACCGCGGACAAGCCGGCGCGCTGTGGGACAACGCCTCGGCCGTCGCCCAACGCGCGACCGGACGCGCCGATTTCGTCGGCCACCTCGGCAAGACCCGCGCGCCGCTCGGCGCCGCCGCGTCGCGCAGCTGGATGTCGGTGCGGCGCGAATCGGTACCCGCGGGCGGCCGGGTTCCGCCGGGGCATTACGCCAACATCGAGTTCGCCAGCCAGTTCCAGGGCCAGCGCACGGCGAAGGAACTGATCTCGCTGCGCCGCGACGAAGACGGGCAGTGGCGGTTCAGCGGTTACGTCATCGAGTGA
- a CDS encoding OmpA family protein, whose amino-acid sequence MQAKRFGATALVCGVAVGLLAACGTRHVSRDISPDGVAAEVIFPAPERAVLKEGTFPNLDNLRQVGAGVSKEQLYHLLGRPHFREGYAGVREWDYLFHFRDAGGVTTCQYKAIFDRNYLAQSFHWQPQACAERLREPAANAAPAPTPSAAPRRFAISADALFAFARADAEDLQPAGRADIARIAGELRDPGDLRRVRVIGHTDRLGNESDNRALSQRRAETVRQLLIEQGVPAQRVVAEGRGAAEPVAGPCQAQQRAALIACLQPDRRVEIVAEVER is encoded by the coding sequence ATGCAAGCCAAACGGTTCGGCGCAACGGCGCTGGTGTGCGGGGTCGCGGTGGGGCTGCTGGCCGCCTGCGGCACCCGCCATGTCAGTCGCGATATTTCTCCCGACGGCGTGGCCGCGGAAGTGATCTTCCCGGCCCCGGAACGCGCGGTCCTCAAGGAAGGCACGTTTCCGAATCTGGACAACCTGCGCCAGGTCGGCGCCGGGGTCAGCAAGGAGCAGTTGTATCACTTGCTGGGGCGCCCGCATTTCCGCGAGGGCTACGCCGGGGTGCGCGAGTGGGACTACCTCTTCCACTTCCGCGACGCGGGCGGCGTGACCACCTGCCAGTACAAGGCGATCTTCGACCGGAACTATCTGGCGCAAAGCTTCCATTGGCAGCCGCAAGCCTGCGCCGAACGCTTGCGCGAGCCGGCGGCGAACGCCGCGCCGGCGCCGACGCCCAGCGCGGCGCCGCGTCGTTTCGCGATTTCGGCCGACGCGCTGTTCGCGTTCGCCCGCGCCGACGCCGAGGACCTGCAGCCCGCGGGGCGCGCGGACATCGCCCGGATCGCGGGCGAGCTGCGCGATCCGGGCGACTTGCGCAGGGTGCGGGTGATCGGCCACACCGACCGCCTGGGCAACGAATCGGACAACCGGGCGCTGTCGCAGCGCCGCGCCGAAACGGTGCGGCAGTTGCTGATCGAACAAGGCGTGCCCGCGCAGCGCGTCGTGGCGGAAGGACGCGGCGCCGCGGAACCCGTCGCTGGCCCTTGTCAGGCCCAGCAACGTGCGGCGCTGATCGCTTGCCTGCAGCCCGACCGGCGTGTGGAGATCGTGGCCGAAGTCGAACGGTGA